Proteins from a single region of Candidatus Palauibacter scopulicola:
- the lpxC gene encoding UDP-3-O-acyl-N-acetylglucosamine deacetylase, producing MTPKQRTIARAVEVGGQGIHTGERSVVRLRPAPEHGGLRFRRTDLPGAPEIPATVESVHSAYRETALRKGEAIVRTAEHVLAAAHGLALDNLWIDVSGPEPPALDGSAGAWCDRLLEAGPVAQDADAPRLRIDRPLRLRIGGTRYDVLPAEAGRISATIDFDHPLIGRQSASARLDPAEFAREIAPARTFGLSAWAEALGERGLALGANRENTLVLSEDGLEAGQELRFPDEFVRHKILDIIGDLALVGARLQCHVVADRPGHHGNLELARRLVSRHRGAGARENETNEEG from the coding sequence TTGACGCCGAAGCAGCGCACGATCGCGAGGGCCGTGGAGGTCGGCGGGCAAGGAATACACACCGGCGAGCGCTCGGTCGTGAGACTGCGCCCCGCTCCCGAACACGGCGGTCTACGCTTCCGCCGCACGGATCTCCCCGGCGCTCCGGAGATACCCGCCACGGTGGAGTCCGTGCACTCCGCGTACCGCGAAACCGCCCTCAGGAAGGGCGAAGCCATCGTTCGCACCGCCGAACACGTGCTTGCCGCCGCGCACGGACTGGCGCTCGACAACCTCTGGATCGACGTCTCGGGGCCGGAACCTCCCGCGCTCGACGGGAGCGCCGGAGCGTGGTGCGACCGGCTGCTGGAAGCCGGACCCGTCGCACAGGACGCAGACGCGCCCCGCCTCCGGATCGACCGCCCGCTGCGCCTGCGGATCGGAGGGACCCGGTACGATGTCCTGCCCGCGGAGGCTGGCCGGATTTCGGCAACGATCGACTTCGACCACCCGCTCATCGGGCGGCAGTCGGCGAGCGCCCGGCTGGACCCCGCGGAGTTCGCCCGGGAGATCGCGCCGGCGCGCACCTTCGGCCTGTCCGCGTGGGCGGAGGCGCTGGGGGAGCGCGGACTCGCCCTCGGAGCGAACCGTGAGAATACGCTCGTCCTTTCCGAAGACGGGCTTGAGGCCGGACAGGAACTCCGTTTTCCGGATGAGTTCGTGCGCCACAAGATCCTGGACATCATCGGCGACCTCGCACTCGTGGGCGCGAGGCTGCAATGTCATGTGGTCGCGGATCGGCCGGGACATCACGGCAACCTGGAACTCGCCCGCCGGCTCGTATCGCGTCATCGGGGAGCCGGAGCGAGGGAGAACGAGACGAACGAGGAAGGGTGA
- the fabZ gene encoding 3-hydroxyacyl-ACP dehydratase FabZ: protein MDVTEILNILPHRYPMLLVDRVLEIEPGQRIVGLKNVSANEPFFAGHFPGRPVMPGVLIIEALAQCGGVLLMSGLQNPEDKVIYFLSVDGVKFRRPVIPGDQLILELDLVQGRARRGKLKGIARVDGRIAAEATILGQVMDR from the coding sequence ATGGACGTCACCGAGATTCTGAACATCCTCCCGCACCGGTATCCGATGCTCCTGGTGGACCGCGTGCTCGAGATCGAGCCGGGGCAACGGATCGTCGGCCTGAAGAACGTGAGCGCGAACGAGCCGTTCTTCGCCGGACATTTTCCGGGCCGTCCAGTGATGCCGGGGGTGCTCATCATCGAGGCGCTCGCCCAGTGCGGGGGGGTCCTGCTGATGAGCGGCCTGCAGAACCCCGAGGACAAGGTCATCTACTTCCTGTCGGTGGACGGCGTGAAGTTCCGGCGGCCCGTCATCCCCGGCGACCAGTTGATCCTCGAACTCGATCTCGTCCAGGGACGGGCAAGGCGCGGAAAGCTGAAGGGGATCGCGCGGGTCGACGGCCGGATCGCGGCGGAGGCCACGATTCTCGGGCAGGTCATGGACCGGTGA
- the lpxA gene encoding acyl-ACP--UDP-N-acetylglucosamine O-acyltransferase yields the protein MTSAGYAPGRHATAVVDASASVASSATVGPYTVIGPGVEIGERVRIGPHVLIERDTRVAEDVRIAKGAVLGSDPQDLKYAGERTFLEIGPRTVVREFTTLNRGTAASGLTAVGADALVMAYVHIAHDCLIGDHVVLANGVTMGGHVEIGDWGIVGGLTGIHQFTRIGRHAMVGGGARVSRDVAPYTLVGGGRTRTYGVNRIGLERRGFEPDAIRALQAAYRTIFRSGEPLRASLDRVRRGDMTPEVRELVEFILDSERGVTPTRVGPDDDLPPEPREAKTRSPV from the coding sequence GTGACCTCGGCGGGCTACGCTCCGGGGCGCCACGCGACGGCCGTCGTCGATGCGTCGGCGAGCGTCGCATCCAGCGCCACGGTGGGTCCGTACACCGTGATCGGCCCCGGCGTGGAGATCGGCGAACGGGTCCGAATCGGCCCGCACGTGCTCATCGAGCGGGATACGCGCGTGGCCGAGGATGTGCGCATCGCGAAGGGCGCCGTCCTGGGTTCGGACCCGCAGGATCTCAAATACGCCGGGGAACGCACTTTCCTGGAGATCGGACCCCGCACCGTCGTGCGTGAATTCACGACGCTGAACCGGGGGACGGCCGCGAGCGGCCTGACCGCGGTCGGGGCGGACGCGCTCGTGATGGCCTACGTGCACATCGCGCACGACTGCCTCATCGGAGATCACGTCGTGCTCGCGAACGGCGTGACGATGGGAGGACACGTCGAGATCGGGGACTGGGGGATCGTGGGCGGGCTGACGGGCATCCACCAGTTCACGCGCATCGGCCGGCACGCGATGGTCGGAGGCGGTGCGCGCGTCTCGCGCGACGTCGCACCGTACACACTGGTCGGGGGAGGCCGGACCCGCACGTACGGCGTCAACCGCATCGGCCTCGAGCGCCGGGGCTTCGAGCCGGACGCGATCCGCGCCCTCCAAGCCGCCTACCGGACGATCTTCCGGTCGGGCGAACCCCTCCGCGCGAGTCTCGATCGCGTCCGGCGGGGGGACATGACGCCTGAAGTGCGAGAACTCGTGGAGTTCATCCTCGATTCCGAGCGCGGCGTGACCCCCACCCGCGTCGGGCCGGACGACGACCTGCCGCCGGAGCCGCGCGAGGCGAAGACCCGGTCGCCCGTGTGA
- a CDS encoding Gfo/Idh/MocA family oxidoreductase, with protein MSRIPAGVVGVGRLGAEHARLLAQSDAFELAGIHDRSAARGKEVADALSVPAFAEAEALLDRVEAVVIAVPTVAHHEAATAALRAGCHTLVEKPLASSLAEADEILALAEEEGVVLGVGHVERFNGILLAADPWLDRPRFIESLRMAPFRARGADTTVILDLMIHDIDLVLTLTEAPLEDVRAVGVPVITPRIDLANARLSFEDGTVANITASRVALKALRKLRLFQRSGYFSLDLAAGTGQHYRRRDPGAGTAIAGVEAMVERIPLKGGGGEALARELEAFADAIAGRPSRLVSGRAGREALEVAIRITREIEEFVHVVAQDP; from the coding sequence GTGAGCCGGATTCCGGCCGGCGTCGTCGGCGTCGGGAGGCTGGGCGCCGAGCACGCCCGGCTCCTGGCGCAGAGCGACGCGTTCGAGTTGGCGGGGATCCACGACCGGTCGGCCGCACGGGGGAAGGAGGTCGCGGACGCGCTGTCCGTGCCGGCCTTCGCGGAGGCGGAGGCGCTGCTCGACCGGGTCGAAGCCGTCGTCATCGCGGTGCCCACCGTGGCGCACCACGAGGCCGCGACGGCCGCGCTCCGGGCGGGGTGCCACACGCTGGTCGAGAAACCGCTGGCCTCGAGCCTCGCGGAGGCCGACGAGATTCTCGCGCTCGCGGAGGAAGAGGGCGTCGTCCTCGGAGTGGGACACGTCGAGCGCTTCAACGGCATCCTCCTCGCCGCGGATCCGTGGCTGGACCGGCCGCGGTTCATCGAGTCGCTGCGCATGGCGCCGTTTCGGGCCCGCGGGGCGGATACCACGGTCATCCTGGATCTCATGATCCACGACATCGACCTCGTCCTCACGCTGACGGAGGCGCCGCTGGAGGACGTGCGTGCGGTGGGCGTGCCCGTCATTACCCCCCGGATCGACCTCGCCAACGCGCGCCTCTCGTTCGAGGACGGCACCGTGGCGAACATCACCGCGAGCCGCGTGGCGTTGAAGGCGTTGCGCAAGCTGCGGTTGTTCCAGCGCTCCGGGTACTTCAGCTTGGACCTGGCGGCCGGAACGGGACAACACTACCGGCGGCGCGATCCAGGGGCCGGGACCGCGATCGCGGGGGTGGAGGCCATGGTGGAGCGTATCCCGCTGAAGGGGGGCGGCGGCGAGGCGCTCGCGCGGGAACTCGAGGCCTTCGCCGACGCGATCGCAGGACGTCCGAGCCGCCTGGTATCGGGTCGCGCGGGCAGGGAAGCGCTGGAAGTCGCGATCCGGATCACCCGCGAAATCGAGGAGTTCGTACATGTCGTTGCTCAAGATCCGTGA
- the lpxB gene encoding lipid-A-disaccharide synthase, whose amino-acid sequence MSAGESSGDRHGAAVAREILRKLPGARLFGIGGREMEAAGVSRLAGLDELSVMGGTEVLRRLPGFLRLERRIRRLFTTEDVRLFLPIDYPGLNLRLARAARRQGRGVLYYIAPQVWAWREGRARKLRRDCDRVLTVLPFEAALLERYGVRTEFVGHPLLDETRAPRSGAAARAAAGRRPSGARRVVGLFPGSRAQEVRCMLPVFAEAARRLARRHRDLDFIIARPPHLPEALYAEAGFPTTGAREATERSWAALTKSGTITLELALAGVPMVVGYRMSRVEWAIGRRLVRVPSIVLVNLVAEAPVVPELLQDRLTAARAAEAIEGLLAEEAPARRDMLRGFDVVRERLGEPGCAARVARHAIQLLAEPDSEDPPGAAC is encoded by the coding sequence ATCTCCGCCGGCGAATCGTCGGGGGACCGCCACGGCGCCGCGGTTGCGCGGGAGATCCTGCGCAAGTTGCCCGGGGCGAGGCTGTTCGGGATCGGCGGCCGCGAGATGGAGGCGGCCGGAGTGTCGAGGCTCGCCGGGCTTGACGAGTTGTCGGTCATGGGGGGGACGGAGGTGCTGCGTCGCCTGCCGGGTTTCCTCCGGCTGGAGCGCAGGATCCGGCGCCTCTTCACGACAGAGGATGTGCGGCTGTTTCTTCCGATCGACTACCCGGGGCTCAACCTGCGGCTTGCCCGCGCCGCGCGGCGGCAGGGGCGGGGCGTCCTCTATTACATCGCGCCTCAGGTGTGGGCCTGGCGGGAAGGCCGGGCCCGGAAGCTCCGACGTGACTGCGACCGCGTCCTCACCGTGCTCCCGTTCGAAGCGGCACTCCTTGAGCGGTATGGCGTCCGGACGGAGTTCGTCGGCCACCCTCTCCTCGATGAAACGCGCGCTCCCCGGAGCGGCGCCGCGGCTCGCGCGGCCGCGGGGCGGCGCCCGTCCGGCGCGAGGAGGGTGGTGGGACTCTTCCCGGGATCGCGGGCCCAGGAGGTTCGGTGCATGCTGCCGGTCTTCGCGGAAGCCGCGCGCCGACTCGCGCGGCGGCATCGGGATCTCGACTTCATCATCGCGCGCCCGCCGCATCTCCCGGAAGCGCTCTACGCGGAAGCCGGCTTCCCGACCACGGGAGCGCGTGAGGCAACTGAACGGTCCTGGGCCGCCCTCACGAAGTCGGGCACGATCACGCTCGAGCTCGCGCTCGCGGGCGTGCCGATGGTCGTGGGCTACCGCATGAGCCGAGTTGAGTGGGCCATCGGCCGCCGGCTCGTACGCGTTCCCTCCATCGTGCTCGTCAACCTCGTGGCCGAGGCCCCAGTCGTCCCGGAGCTCCTGCAGGACCGGCTGACGGCCGCCCGCGCGGCGGAGGCCATCGAGGGGCTCCTCGCCGAAGAAGCGCCGGCGCGTCGCGACATGCTGCGCGGCTTCGATGTCGTTCGTGAACGACTCGGGGAACCGGGGTGCGCGGCCCGCGTCGCGAGGCACGCGATCCAACTCCTTGCGGAACCGGATTCCGAGGATCCGCCCGGCGCGGCATGCTGA
- a CDS encoding tetraacyldisaccharide 4'-kinase — protein sequence MLSARRIPLGIAVRLVRTVLPISRTWRFRHPDDPGRPYRPLLEREVYACWHEHLLPLTCLLAGQELVTLASRDRDGEIISRVLRHLGYDVARGSSTRGGSAGFRQLARSFAAGRGVILTGDGPRGPRRSLKEGTARIAKLTDSAVSVVGVAASSGRRLSSWDRFLVPAPGATVFVSLAPVLGENAPGTGDVQAALRREVARCEQAAREACWSRPPGVVRSGRRAGRDPLPRSGRRTPARRSLELRLRGQWRRPRAALPLRGLARLYGGAHDARRRLYDLRLLRTHSAGIPVISVGGVTVGGSGKTPLAAGIGRLLREAGHHPAILARGYADELQLLAHEAPGASIRGHPDRLRSGRRAGAEGATVAILDDGFQHHRLFRDLELLVLDRDALRRTNRARLPAGPFRERWERAVLRADAIISTGREPWTAELSRFDRELRARVGSLAPGVPMAAAAFGYGTVEAANAGARGWTGSPAPRLALTGIMKPNLFFAQADAACASVRERLALSDHGIPSPRERAAAIRAAGRGGVLTTRKDLFRFRPLFDAGLPIWVLPETLAWKAGWENVRRLILDTASGRRDRDPAAEG from the coding sequence ATGCTGAGCGCCCGCCGCATCCCGTTGGGCATCGCCGTCCGGCTCGTGCGGACGGTCCTTCCCATCAGCCGGACGTGGCGCTTCCGGCACCCCGACGACCCCGGCCGGCCGTATCGGCCTCTGCTGGAGCGAGAAGTCTACGCGTGCTGGCACGAGCACCTTCTCCCGCTCACGTGCCTCCTCGCGGGCCAGGAACTCGTGACGCTCGCGAGCCGCGACCGCGATGGCGAGATCATCTCGCGGGTCCTCCGGCATCTCGGTTATGACGTGGCCCGGGGCTCGAGCACCCGCGGCGGTTCGGCCGGCTTCCGGCAGCTGGCCCGCTCCTTCGCGGCGGGACGCGGGGTGATCCTCACGGGGGATGGACCGCGCGGCCCGCGACGGTCGTTGAAGGAAGGCACGGCGCGGATCGCGAAGCTGACGGACAGCGCCGTGAGCGTGGTGGGCGTCGCGGCCTCTTCGGGCCGGCGGCTATCGAGCTGGGATCGCTTCCTCGTCCCCGCCCCCGGGGCCACCGTGTTCGTGTCGCTCGCGCCGGTCCTCGGCGAGAACGCGCCGGGCACGGGGGACGTACAGGCGGCGCTCCGGCGCGAGGTGGCGCGCTGTGAGCAGGCTGCCCGCGAGGCCTGCTGGTCCCGCCCCCCGGGAGTCGTGCGGAGCGGGAGGCGAGCCGGGCGGGACCCCTTGCCACGGTCCGGCCGCCGGACTCCGGCCCGGCGCTCGCTCGAACTCCGCCTCCGCGGCCAGTGGCGGCGTCCGCGCGCGGCGCTCCCGCTGAGGGGGCTGGCCCGCCTGTACGGCGGCGCCCACGATGCCCGGCGCCGACTCTACGATCTCAGGCTCCTCCGCACGCACTCCGCCGGCATCCCCGTGATATCGGTCGGCGGCGTCACGGTCGGGGGCAGCGGCAAGACGCCGCTCGCCGCCGGTATCGGCCGTCTGCTTCGCGAGGCCGGGCACCACCCGGCCATCCTGGCGCGGGGATACGCCGACGAACTCCAGCTCCTCGCGCACGAGGCGCCCGGAGCGTCGATCCGCGGCCACCCGGACCGGCTCCGGTCCGGGCGGCGGGCGGGGGCGGAGGGAGCGACGGTGGCGATCCTCGACGATGGCTTTCAGCACCACCGCCTCTTCCGCGACCTCGAACTCCTCGTCCTGGACCGGGACGCCCTTCGTCGCACGAACCGCGCGCGACTCCCGGCCGGCCCGTTTCGCGAGCGCTGGGAACGCGCCGTCCTCCGTGCGGACGCGATCATCAGCACGGGACGAGAGCCGTGGACGGCCGAATTGTCCCGTTTCGACCGCGAGCTCCGGGCCCGCGTCGGGAGTCTGGCTCCCGGCGTGCCCATGGCGGCGGCCGCCTTCGGCTATGGAACCGTCGAGGCCGCCAACGCGGGAGCGCGCGGCTGGACCGGCTCCCCGGCCCCCCGTCTCGCCTTGACCGGGATCATGAAGCCCAATCTCTTCTTCGCGCAGGCCGACGCCGCGTGCGCGTCGGTCCGGGAGCGACTCGCGCTGAGCGATCACGGGATTCCATCGCCGCGGGAGCGGGCGGCCGCGATCCGTGCGGCGGGGCGGGGCGGCGTGCTCACCACACGCAAGGATCTCTTCCGGTTCCGCCCGCTCTTCGACGCGGGCCTGCCGATCTGGGTGCTCCCCGAGACTCTCGCATGGAAGGCCGGCTGGGAAAACGTGAGACGCCTGATTCTCGATACGGCATCGGGCCGGAGAGACCGTGATCCGGCGGCCGAAGGGTGA
- a CDS encoding 23S rRNA (pseudouridine(1915)-N(3))-methyltransferase RlmH — protein MTRILVASVGRKRATPLRRATEEYEDRLRRYIRYDTVVIGPARLPDARAAEAREREAAALERRLPEDLDLIALTREGEYWTTRALADYLDDLRTYGRPGAAFAIGGAHGLAPRLLARARVRLALSAMTLPHEVARLILTEQLYRAATILRGEPYHKGS, from the coding sequence GTGACGCGGATCCTCGTGGCCTCGGTCGGACGGAAGCGGGCGACCCCTCTTCGAAGGGCGACCGAGGAGTACGAGGACCGCCTGCGGCGGTACATCCGGTACGACACCGTGGTCATCGGCCCGGCAAGACTCCCGGATGCCCGCGCCGCGGAGGCGCGGGAGCGGGAGGCGGCGGCCCTCGAGCGCCGGCTCCCCGAGGACCTGGACCTCATCGCGCTCACGCGCGAGGGCGAGTACTGGACCACGCGGGCGCTCGCGGACTACCTCGACGACCTGCGGACGTACGGACGGCCCGGAGCGGCGTTTGCGATCGGCGGGGCGCATGGACTGGCCCCGCGGCTGCTTGCCCGCGCGCGGGTGCGACTCGCGCTCTCGGCCATGACGCTCCCCCACGAGGTCGCCCGGCTCATCCTCACGGAACAACTCTACCGGGCGGCCACGATCCTCCGTGGCGAGCCGTACCACAAAGGCTCGTGA
- a CDS encoding class I SAM-dependent methyltransferase, translating to MSEPTSAPAEWFREWFGRAYLELYPHRDEEEAARAVALYRERAGLGAGDRVLDLACGAGRHLQRLRAVGLRAVGIDLSAPLLDAARTRPGVDGALVRADMRGLPFAAGAFDGLVNFFTSFGYFLTPEEDIEVLREIRRVLRPGAPFLMDYLHAAWVIDRLDPESVGEINGTPVRQTRWVEGDQVFKRIEIGGTAGRAPEVYHERVRLYSPEALRALLREQGLEATNAFGGYDGTPFRSDSARLLLLGRTL from the coding sequence GTGAGCGAACCGACGAGCGCTCCCGCCGAGTGGTTCAGGGAATGGTTCGGCCGAGCCTACCTCGAACTCTATCCGCATCGGGATGAGGAGGAGGCCGCCCGGGCCGTCGCGCTCTACCGGGAGCGTGCGGGACTCGGCGCGGGCGACCGCGTGCTCGACCTCGCCTGCGGTGCGGGACGGCACCTGCAGCGCCTCCGCGCGGTGGGCCTGCGGGCGGTCGGGATCGACCTTTCCGCGCCGCTCCTCGACGCGGCGCGAACGCGTCCGGGCGTGGACGGAGCCCTCGTCCGGGCGGACATGCGGGGGCTCCCCTTCGCCGCCGGAGCGTTCGATGGTCTCGTGAACTTCTTCACCTCCTTCGGCTACTTTCTCACGCCGGAAGAGGACATCGAGGTTCTGCGGGAAATCCGGCGCGTGCTGCGGCCCGGCGCCCCCTTCCTGATGGATTATCTGCACGCGGCCTGGGTCATCGACCGCCTCGACCCCGAGTCCGTGGGCGAGATCAACGGAACTCCCGTGCGGCAGACGCGCTGGGTGGAGGGAGACCAGGTCTTCAAGCGAATCGAGATCGGCGGAACGGCGGGCCGGGCTCCGGAAGTCTATCACGAGCGGGTGCGACTCTATTCTCCGGAGGCCCTGCGCGCCCTCCTCCGCGAGCAGGGACTCGAAGCGACGAACGCCTTCGGCGGCTATGACGGGACGCCGTTTCGGAGCGACTCGGCTCGCCTCCTCCTGCTGGGACGGACGCTTTGA
- the bshC gene encoding bacillithiol biosynthesis cysteine-adding enzyme BshC, producing MNPPENPAILSRPLGAPGSIAHALLGADDPGFLPLARHLAATPPPPSRRSRLGPDAFGVSGPGVRARLESVLRGQGTFVTTGHQPVLLLGPLYVLYKALTAISLAARLERAVGAPVVPLFWIASDDHDWAEVGSATLLDRADAPRTLALPVPSGGERRSVGSHVLRGPEMEVLDALSEIVPESEFTAHYLELVRDACAEGRPVSAAFARLLLGVLGDRGYAWIDSARPEVRRAAAPLYRQLLADWDGTVEAEAAGAHALRASGFEPPIPPVDDALPLFFDEGAGRHRVRRDGTAPPEIWLERLDAAPEGFSPNVASRPALESHLFPVAATVLGPGEIAYWSQLGPLFDALDVPLPSIQPRAAWTLVEARTRRILERTGLSPQDLATGAEPVVERLTREARPEGVERALDRFSEEAEAGMAAIEAAVAEDVPGLRGAAGKMRKGIFDAASELSRQVDRATRERLDVRLGQVRRAAANLFPRRRPQERVLNPLSFLCRYGPGLVERLARETDRQVASFLAGRAEDG from the coding sequence TTGAATCCGCCGGAGAACCCGGCGATCCTCTCCCGGCCTCTGGGTGCCCCGGGCTCCATCGCGCACGCACTGCTGGGAGCCGACGACCCCGGTTTTCTTCCGCTCGCCAGACACCTTGCCGCGACCCCGCCTCCGCCCTCGCGCCGCTCCCGGCTCGGACCCGATGCCTTCGGCGTGTCCGGCCCCGGTGTCCGCGCGCGTCTCGAGTCCGTCCTCCGAGGGCAGGGAACCTTCGTCACGACGGGGCACCAGCCCGTCCTCCTCCTCGGACCCCTCTACGTCCTCTACAAAGCGCTCACCGCCATCTCGCTCGCCGCCCGCCTCGAGCGGGCGGTCGGCGCGCCCGTCGTCCCGCTCTTCTGGATCGCCTCGGACGACCACGACTGGGCCGAGGTGGGGAGCGCGACGCTCCTCGACCGTGCCGACGCGCCGCGGACGCTCGCCCTTCCGGTGCCCTCCGGTGGCGAGCGTCGATCCGTTGGATCCCACGTCCTGCGCGGTCCCGAAATGGAGGTCCTCGACGCCCTGTCGGAAATCGTTCCTGAATCGGAGTTTACGGCGCACTACCTCGAGTTGGTGCGAGATGCGTGCGCCGAGGGACGTCCGGTGTCCGCGGCCTTCGCCCGGCTCCTCCTGGGCGTCCTCGGCGATCGCGGATACGCCTGGATCGATTCCGCGCGACCCGAGGTCCGCCGCGCCGCGGCCCCCCTCTACCGGCAGCTCCTTGCCGACTGGGACGGAACGGTCGAGGCGGAGGCGGCGGGGGCGCACGCGCTGCGGGCTTCGGGCTTCGAACCGCCGATCCCGCCCGTCGACGATGCCCTGCCGCTGTTCTTCGACGAGGGCGCCGGCCGGCATCGCGTCCGGCGCGACGGGACCGCGCCCCCGGAGATCTGGCTCGAACGGCTGGACGCCGCGCCCGAGGGCTTTTCGCCGAACGTCGCGTCCCGCCCCGCGCTCGAGTCCCACCTCTTTCCCGTGGCCGCGACGGTACTGGGACCCGGCGAGATCGCCTACTGGAGCCAGCTCGGGCCGCTGTTCGATGCACTCGATGTTCCCCTGCCGTCCATCCAGCCGCGGGCGGCATGGACGCTGGTCGAGGCGCGCACGCGACGGATCCTCGAGCGGACCGGGCTCTCACCGCAGGATCTCGCCACGGGGGCGGAGCCGGTCGTGGAACGCCTCACGCGGGAAGCGCGGCCGGAAGGGGTGGAGCGGGCCCTCGACCGTTTCAGCGAGGAGGCGGAGGCCGGCATGGCCGCGATCGAAGCGGCCGTGGCCGAAGACGTGCCGGGACTGCGGGGGGCGGCGGGGAAGATGCGGAAGGGCATCTTCGACGCGGCCTCCGAACTGTCCCGCCAGGTGGACCGTGCGACCCGGGAACGGCTCGACGTCCGCCTGGGCCAGGTGCGCCGCGCGGCGGCGAACCTCTTTCCGCGGCGGCGCCCTCAGGAACGCGTGCTGAACCCGCTCAGCTTCCTCTGCCGCTACGGCCCGGGACTCGTGGAGCGGCTGGCCCGCGAGACCGATCGCCAGGTCGCGTCCTTCTTGGCGGGTCGCGCGGAAGATGGATAG
- the murJ gene encoding murein biosynthesis integral membrane protein MurJ: MPGQGRSATRVAAGILASRITGFLRDVIIAATFGVGPVTDAYAAALKIPNAFRNLLSEGALSASFVPVFSSLTERGDTVAARRLAQGVLGGLLVLSALVVAAAVATAPWLLWILAPGYDAELSELTTRLVRILFPMSGVMIVGAWCLGILTSHRRFFLPFFAPVVWNLSQIAGLVLGARLGWAPLIVVLTWSTLVGSVLQVAIQLPAVYRLLGTLRPRVDLRFEPVRRVARNAMPVAAGQGIFQLSSLTDVFVASLLAEGALTGIYFAQRIAMVPMALFGASVAVAALPEMSREKGVEALRSHLSTGVRRVAYFILPSVAVLLLLGDVVTSLIYERGEFRAEHVPVVRWGLGAYALGLIATGLTKLFASAFHALQDTRTPVKYAMAGVGTGILIGAATALWMEDRGFGLRAAAGLVFGSSVGAWVNLILLVRGLGRRGAGGWFLPVRRSLGRMAAGAGLASAAFLAVRFLLGVRVPDGFFGDAALLAVALIAGGLCYVGCAGLPTGLRTVGAPPPAQGRE, encoded by the coding sequence GTGCCGGGGCAGGGCCGCTCCGCGACGCGCGTCGCCGCCGGTATTCTCGCCAGCCGCATCACCGGGTTTCTGCGAGACGTCATCATCGCCGCCACCTTCGGGGTCGGGCCGGTCACTGACGCCTACGCGGCCGCGCTGAAGATCCCGAACGCCTTTCGCAACCTCCTCAGCGAAGGCGCCCTCTCCGCCTCCTTCGTGCCGGTGTTCTCCTCGTTGACGGAGCGGGGCGACACGGTCGCGGCGCGGAGGCTCGCGCAGGGCGTGCTGGGCGGCCTCCTCGTCCTCTCCGCCCTCGTCGTGGCCGCCGCCGTTGCCACCGCGCCCTGGCTCCTGTGGATCCTCGCGCCCGGCTACGACGCGGAGCTGAGCGAGCTCACGACGCGCCTCGTGCGCATCCTCTTCCCGATGTCCGGGGTCATGATCGTCGGTGCGTGGTGTCTCGGCATCCTCACGAGCCACCGCCGCTTCTTCCTCCCCTTCTTCGCGCCCGTCGTCTGGAACCTGTCCCAGATCGCCGGCCTCGTGCTCGGGGCGCGGCTGGGTTGGGCGCCGCTCATCGTCGTGCTCACCTGGTCCACCCTCGTCGGGAGTGTGCTACAGGTCGCGATCCAGCTGCCCGCCGTGTACCGCCTGCTCGGAACGCTCCGGCCGCGGGTCGACCTCCGCTTCGAACCCGTGCGCCGCGTCGCGCGCAACGCGATGCCGGTCGCGGCGGGGCAGGGGATCTTCCAGCTCTCGAGCCTGACCGACGTCTTCGTCGCCAGCCTCCTCGCCGAGGGCGCACTCACGGGCATCTACTTCGCGCAGCGCATCGCGATGGTGCCGATGGCCCTGTTCGGCGCCTCCGTGGCGGTGGCGGCACTGCCGGAGATGTCCCGGGAGAAGGGGGTCGAGGCCCTGCGCTCCCATCTCTCCACCGGTGTGCGCCGGGTTGCCTACTTCATCCTTCCGTCGGTCGCCGTGCTCCTCCTGCTCGGGGACGTCGTAACGTCGCTCATCTACGAACGGGGCGAGTTCCGGGCCGAACACGTTCCGGTCGTGCGGTGGGGTCTGGGCGCCTACGCGCTGGGACTCATCGCGACGGGCCTCACGAAGCTGTTCGCGAGCGCGTTCCACGCCCTCCAGGACACGCGGACGCCGGTGAAGTACGCCATGGCCGGCGTGGGGACCGGCATTCTCATCGGGGCGGCGACCGCGCTGTGGATGGAGGACCGCGGGTTCGGGCTGCGCGCCGCCGCCGGCCTCGTCTTCGGGAGTTCGGTCGGGGCCTGGGTGAACCTCATCCTCCTCGTGCGCGGGCTTGGGCGGCGGGGCGCGGGGGGCTGGTTCCTCCCGGTGCGGCGTTCGCTCGGCCGCATGGCGGCTGGCGCCGGCCTCGCGAGCGCCGCCTTCCTGGCGGTTCGCTTCCTCCTCGGGGTCCGCGTCCCGGACGGATTCTTCGGCGACGCCGCCCTCCTCGCGGTCGCGCTCATCGCGGGCGGGCTCTGCTATGTCGGCTGCGCCGGCCTCCCGACCGGGCTCCGCACCGTCGGGGCGCCCCCACCGGCGCAGGGAAGGGAATGA